In one Alnus glutinosa chromosome 14, dhAlnGlut1.1, whole genome shotgun sequence genomic region, the following are encoded:
- the LOC133857285 gene encoding F-box protein At5g39450 has product MLPEPCGCGSSLLLSLPDDLLAIISRSLSPRDLCFLSLCCRSLSALVASEKVWLTQCEMIGTVPRRDLIEWRLGVSSYKALCRFLFCTQPLIGIWVHQNPELGNVVYVMPGFLSVVGCRIIPQELGPLGIEDGPILWAPVFEVIGNFDGSTAFFLHGRENGHDYVYPGSVKPVERTCNVLLLEVGAEQQENEFKLLHSRSFIQYSDKDLRKVCRSNSGISMSQRVLGKNEVTVPFSRLAFSDRRKLLSIVTSQIRQKLPPDSANGPLFPRLRDDEEKFQIDMVLLMERRSLLMQMCKLDGHQIDWKASPELPSDPNQLELSQIRKSLDRPSASCNSINDDDDGHAKCTRKKTLGGYLRGLKQIMGRSSSIIGGAAISKNGSSSSENKHAHLHEFLRSGDTIKLTLHATSVKLSSYRAWPNMHDNRFALYKLPMRVPTVDHEYAGLWGGTFGWPPGRPTKDKPGKALFFLLLSYEESEGQRHLIATKILEGTHYVLHPNGSAMFIVNMDEPSFDAFPCDSDADSLPVNINHAFTGEGIANGYGFRYPGAKPGSLFAFQNGLLAFIWKESRVVLTLQRLNLQELLKKGVRVPALPPIANFSYLTRSYSNVFAGLSNTSTCLSSPRSSAN; this is encoded by the coding sequence ATGTTGCCTGAACCCTGCGGGTGCGGGTCCAGCTTGCTTCTGTCTCTGCCGGACGATCTACTTGCCATAATATCCCGGTCCCTCTCTCCGAGGGACCTATGTTTTCTCAGTTTATGCTGCCGGAGTCTGTCTGCTCTCGTGGCCTCCGAAAAGGTCTGGCTCACCCAGTGTGAAATGATAGGCACCGTGCCCCGCAGAGACCTCATTGAGTGGCGACTGGGTGTCTCTTCTTACAAGGCGCTTTGCCGCTTTCTCTTTTGCACTCAGCCATTGATTGGGATTTGGGTTCATCAAAACCCTGAGCTTGGCAACGTAGTCTACGTCATGCCTGGTTTTCTTTCGGTCGTTGGATGCCGGATAATCCCACAAGAGCTTGGTCCATTAGGCATTGAAGACGGCCCCATCCTATGGGCGCCAGTGTTTGAAGTTATTGGCAATTTTGATGGCTCCACCGCATTTTTTCTTCATGGAAGGGAGAACGGACATGACTATGTCTATCCTGGTTCAGTCAAGCCTGTCGAGAGGACTTGCAATGTGCTATTGCTTGAGGTTGGGGCTGAGCAACAAGAAAATGAGTTTAAATTATTGCATAGTAGGAGCTTTATTCAGTATTCGGATAAGGACCTAAGAAAAGTTTGTAGGTCAAATAGTGGAATTTCAATGTCTCAGAGAGTGCTTGGAAAGAATGAGGTGACGGTGCCATTCAGTCGACTAGCTTTTAGTGACAGAAGAAAGTTGCTGAGTATTGTTACCAGCCAAATTCGTCAAAAGCTTCCTCCTGATTCAGCAAACGGGCCACTATTTCCACGGTTAAGGGATGACGAGGAGAAATTTCAGATTGATATGGTGCTCTTAATGGAGCGGAGATCACTGCTTATGCAAATGTGTAAGCTCGATGGTCATCAAATTGATTGGAAGGCAAGTCCTGAACTGCCCTCTGATCCTAACCAGTTGGAATTGAGCCAGATCAGAAAGAGTCTTGATCGTCCAAGTGCTTCTTGCAATTCtattaatgatgatgatgatggccACGCAAAATGCACCAGGAAAAAAACTCTTGGTGGGTACCTTAGGGGCCTTAAACAGATCATGGGGAGGTCCAGCTCGATAATTGGCGGCGCTGCAATTTCGAAGAATGGTTCTTCGAGCAGTGAGAATAAGCATGCCCATCTTCATGAGTTTTTGAGGTCAGGTGATACGATAAAACTTACATTACATGCGACCTCTGTCAAGTTATCTTCTTATCGAGCATGGCCTAACATGCATGACAATCGGTTTGCCCTTTACAAGTTGCCCATGAGGGTCCCAACGGTTGACCATGAGTATGCTGGTTTATGGGGAGGCACTTTTGGTTGGCCTCCTGGGAGGCCTACGAAAGACAAGCCTGGAAAGGCACTCTTCTTTCTTCTGCTTTCTTATGAGGAGTCCGAAGGGCAACGGCATCTTATTGCGACCAAAATATTGGAAGGCACCCATTATGTTCTGCATCCTAATGGCTCAGCAATGTTTATAGTTAATATGGATGAACCGTCATTTGATGCATTTCCATGTGATAGTGATGCAGATTCTCTTCCTGTGAACATAAATCATGCTTTTACGGGAGAGGGTATTGCAAATGGTTATGGATTCAGATATCCTGGCGCCAAGCCTGGTTCCCTCTTTGCATTTCAAAATGGTCTCCTTGCTTtcatttggaaagaatccagggTAGTCTTGACCTTGCAGAGACTTAACTTGCAAGAGCTGCTGAAGAAAGGTGTACGAGTGCCTGCACTACCTCCAATTGCCAACTTTTCATACTTGACTAGGTCATACTCGAATGTGTTTGCGGGCTTATCAAACACCTCAACTTGTCTGTCTTCACCAAG